From Chryseotalea sp. WA131a:
AAAATCTTAAAAAAGCAAATGAGCTTTATGAGAAGACTGTAAAGAAAGCCGAACAAAGTAGAAAGTGAGTTCGATGGACAGCTTCAGAATTATCAAGCCATCTACAGAGTCTGTCCCAATTATTGTAAGTGTGCCCCATTGTGGCACTGCGTTTCCACCAGAATTAATTCATCAGTACAAACCTACTCTTTCCACAGCACCGGATGACACCGATTGGTTTGTCGATATGCTGTATGACTTTGCGCCAGCCTTGGGCATTACGATGATTACCGCTCATTATAGTCGGTGGGTAATCGACTTAAATCGCGATCCTGAAAGCAAACCATTGTATTCGGATGGAAGAATTATTACTGCCCTTTGTCCGGTCACCAATTTTTTAGGTGAATCCATTTACGTTGATAATCGAGAGGATATAGAATCAGATGAAGTTAGAAGAAGGGTAGAGCAATATTATTTGCCGTACCATCAAAAGCTTCAAGAACTTCTACAATCAACCAAAGAAAAATTTGGAAAGGTTTTATTGTGGGATTGTCACTCTATTCGGCAGTACGTTCCAACTATCCGAAAAGAAAAATTCCCTGATTTGATTTTAGGAGATGCAGATGAAACTTCGTGTGAATTAAAATTAATTGAATCAACAATTAATATCCTTTCATCTTCAGGCTACACCTTTCAGCACAACGACCCATTCAAAGGCGGATATATTACACGGCAGTACGGTAAGCCCAAACGTAATGAGCACGCTTTGCAATTGGAAATGAGCAAAGTCAATTACATGGACGATGCCGAGAAAAACTACCACCCCGAAAGGGCAGAGAAAATGAGGGGGTTGTTGAAAAGGAATTTTGAACAATTGATAGATCGATTAACGAATAACTAACCATATCTTAGCTACACATTCACAGTTTTTTTCAAATCTGTATCTGTGAATCTGTGGCAATAGTAAAACCATGCACTACTACCGATTTGATTCATTGCTCCAAAAAGAAGGCTGGCTTACACCTGCTTATGTTGGTGTTGATGCGAAAGGACTTATTACCTATCTCTCTGCAAATCCTCCAACAGAAGCCTTCGCATGCGAAAGCGTAAAAGGTTTTGCCTTGCCAGGATTTCAAAATGGTCACTCGCATGCCTTTCAATATGCCATGGCAGGGCTTGCAGAAAACCATCCTGCAGGCACAAGTGATGATTTTTGGACATGGCGAGAAGAAATGTACAAGTGCGCATTATCTGTTAACCCTGACCAAGCAGAACACATTGCTTCTATTTTATACGCGGAGATGGTGAGGCTTGGGTATACGCATGTGGCCGAGTTTCATTACCTGCATCATGATAAAGATGGAAAGCCGTATACTAATTTGGCAGAGATGGGGGAACGAATGCTGGCGGCTGCTAACCGGGCAGGAATAAAAATCACGCTGATTCCGGTCTTCTATCAAAAAGGAGGATTTGGACTTCCGCCCCAAGATCGGCAACGAAGGTTTATCTCTAAAACGGTTCAGGAGTATTTCAAACTCTTGGATGCTTCTGCGAATATTGTTAAAAAATATCCAGATGCTCGACTAGGCTTTAGTGTTCATTCATTGCGCGCGGTAGATTTGAATGACATCATTGCTACCTATCAACAAGGGCCTAAAGATATTCCGTTTCATTTGCATATAGCCGAACAGAAAAAAGAAGTGAGTGATTGCTTCAATTATTGCGGCAAACGCCCAATGCAATGGCTGTTAGAAAATTTGCCCGTTGACCGAAGATTTAATTTAGTTCACGCTACTCATTTGGATGACTCCGAATTAAATCAATTGGCAAAATCAGAAGCAACCGTTGTTTTGTGCCCATCAACGGAAGGCAACTTGGGCGATGGTATTTTTAGGATGAAGGAATTTGTAAAACAGGAAGGGCGATGGTGCATGGGCACCGATAGTCACATTGGCATTAATCCATTAGAAGAATTTCGAATGATTGACTACCGACAACGATTGGTTACCCATCAACGCAACACATTTGAAGGAGATGCAGCCCACTACATGGTGAATGAAGAAATTGAAAGTGGGCGCTTGGCAACAGGGGTAAAAGCATTTAACCATTTTGCCATTGGCCAACCACTCGATGCTGTGATCTACAATTCGCAATCACATTTGTTGGATAATTCTTCAGAAAAAAATCGATTGGCGACTATCGTTTTTACGGGCGATTCAAATAGAAATATCGGCACTTTGATAAATGGTAAATGGGTAGTGAAGAATGGCCATCACGTCAATGGAAGAATTATCAAGTATAATTTTGGGAAGGCTATGAACGAGTTGGCGAACCGTTAAGCCTTGATTCTTTATATTTGTACCAATGGAAACGCGAGAAGAGGTACTACGAAAAATAAATTGGGATTATACCTATACAGTAGAAGATCAAGAAAAACTGTTGGCTAGCCCAAGTCTATCTGACAAAAAGCATATTTATGTAAAGATCCTGCAAAGCGTTAGGTGGTACACCATAAAAAGTATTCTTAACGAGGATGAATTAAGAGAAGCATTGTCCCCAGAAGTTATTGGGGCTTTATTTCCTCCGGCCCTCCGTGAAAAATACCATTATGCACGAAAGGTTCTATTTGGATAAACTTTATCCGCTTCAAGACCAAATACTAAACCTTCTCTCACGAGTAGAAAGTGATTTCTATTTGACAGGTGGTACAGCTCTTAGTCGACATTACTTAAATCACCGCTTTTCAGATGACCTTGATTTCTTTTTTAATCGTTCTGTAAATTTTAAAAGGGATACCCAACAAGTGTATAGGCACAAAACCCTTTGGAGAAATATCTACATCTCCCCCACCTGCTTTTTCACCATCACCATATCAATGCCTTTGTCTTTAATCATCTTGTTAAGGTTATCGACATTGGTGTTGATTAATGACTTGAGCTTTTGCAATTCGGCATCGATTTTTTGAGTTAGCTCTTCGCGTACCTTTTCACCTTGCTCCGTTGGCCTAAAATCTCCACCACCTTGCTCGGTTAGTAGATGGGCCAAACGATTGTTGAGCTTAATGCCATAGTTGAGCGGATCTTGCACTCTTTTGTTTTTGGTTTGGTGAATGTTGTTTTCAGAAATGGTCAACTCGTCTTCAAATTTTTTAAGTGTCTGATTCAATTCCTGAAACGAAGGGTCTTGCCCAATTTTGTTTTTCACATACCCCAAATCCTCTTTTATCTTTCGGATGTCGATCACGCCTTGATTGGCTTCGCTTACTTTGTCGCGCACTTTTATCAAGAAATTGAATTGAGCTGCAAAATCTTCTGCAGTGGTTGCAATACGCGGGTCTTTCAAAATTTCAAAGTCTTGTTCTTGCGATTGACCCCCAACCGTTAAACGAACTTTGTATTTGCCGGGCACGGCTTTAGGCCCCAAATTTGGTGAACCGTAAAACACCATTCCCGGAAAGGTTTTAAAACCTGCATAACGCAAGTCCCACACAAAACGATTGCCTCCTGTTTTTACTGCAAGCTGCTCGGATTTTTCTTTTGCTTTGCTGCTGAATGTTTTGATAACATCACCATCTGCCTCCAAAAATTCCAATTTCACTTCTTGTTTGTCATCTACGGCTTTCAAATAATAATGTACCAACACTCCGCCAGGTCTATTTTCACCCTCGCCTTTGCGTTGCTCGCGATAACCACCCTGACTGGGCGAGCGATACGTGTTCATCGGTTTGAACAATATACTTTCTCGACTGGATATGCTGGCCACCACTTGATGCAGCGGGGTGAGGTCATCAATCATCCAAAAGCTTCTGCCGTGCGTAGCCGCAATTAAATTATCGTCTTTCACCGCTAAGTCAGCAACGGGAACGGGCGGAAGATTCAGTTGAAACTTATTCCAGTTCGAGCCATCATCAAATGAAATCCACATTCCTTTTTCAGTCCCTGCATACAAAAGACCTTGTCGCTTGGGGTCCGCTCGAACCACCCGCAGAAATTCTTCTTTGGGGATGCCGGCAGTAATGACTGTCCAAGTTTTTCCGTAGTCAGTAGTTTTGTAGGCGTACGGTGTGTAGTCGCCAAACTTGTAAGAAGTAGCTACAGCATACGCTCCGCCTTTTATAAATGGATTCACATCGATGCTGTTCCACATATTGTACTTGGGCGATTGTGGAGGTGTTACATTTTTCCAATTCTTTCCGCCATCGGTGGTTACGTGCACTAGCCCATCATCGGAGCCTGTCCAAATTTCGTCTTTGGTGTAAGGTGATTCGGCAATCACAAAAATATTCGCGTAGTACTCAGCACCCGTATTGTCTTGCGTGATGGGGCCACCAGAAGATTTGATCGTTTCAGGTTCTCCGCGCGTCAAGTCAGGGCTAATGACTTCCCAACTTTGTCCGCCATTAGTGGTTGAATGCAAATGATTGGAACCCGCAAATAACTTTTTAGAGTCGTGCTTGCTGAATACCAACGGATAGTTCCAATTGAAACGATACTTCATTACCTCCACACCGGACCCCGCTGGCAAATCGGGCCACACATTGGTGCTGCGCTCTTGGCCATTGTCCAAATTTTGCATGCTCATGTAGCCCTTGTAATCACTTCCGTAAATGATGTTATGATTCAACGGGTCGGGTGCTAAGTGCGCACTTTCCCCAATGGAAAGGGCCGTCCAATCTTTGCTGCCAATCGAAGCACCATCGGTGCGATGTGGAATGCGTACACTGGTGTTGTCTTGCTGGGCGCCTAAAATGTTGTAAGGAAAAGCATTGTCGGTAGTAACGCGGTAAAACTGTGCCGTTGGCTGGTTGTGATAGCTAGTCCAATTCTGTCCACCATCATTCGAAATCTGTGCGCCCCCATCATCGGCAATGGCCATGCGGCTATTGTTGTTCGGGTCTATCCACAGATCGTGATGATCGCCATGCGGTGCATCTTTTAACTCAAAAGTTTTGCCCCCATCTTTTGAAACACCGTAGCTTACGTTCATCACCCACACCTTGTCTTCGTTTTGTGTATCGGCATAAATACGGCAATAGTACCACGCCCGCTGCAACAAGGCCCGATCTTGATTGATGCGCCCCCATGTTTTTCCGGCATCATCCGAGCGATACACTCCGGGTGCTTCCGTGTTTTCAATAATGGCCCAAACGCGGTTCGAATTTTTTGGAGAAACGGTTACACCAATGATTCCGTTCATGCCCTTTGGCATGCCAGGTTTATCAGAAAGATTTTCCCACGTATCGCCACCATCGCTGCTTTTCCATAGTTTAGAATCGGGGCCACCACTATCCATGCGATAGCCATTGCGCTTCATATTCCAAGTAGCGGCATACAAAATTCTTGGATTGTTTGGATCCATCACCAAGTCGCCCGCCATTGCTGTTTCGTTAATGTATAAAACTTTTTTCCATGTGGAGCCGCCATCCACACTTTTGAACACACCACGCATTTCATTGGGTTTCCACAAATTTCCCATCGCGGCTACGTAGACTACATCAGAATTTTTAGGATGGATGCGAATGCGTGAAATATGACGAGAGTCGGCAAGACCTATGTGTTTCCACGATGCACCCGCATCGGTTGATTTCCAAACACCCCAGCCAGACGATACATTATTGCGCAAGGTTTGCTCACCTTCGCCCACATAAATTACATTAGGGTCTGATTCTGCAACCGCCACCGCACCAATGGTTCCACCAAAATAATTGTCGGTAATGTTCTCCCATGTTTGCCCCGCATCGTTGGTACGCCACACGCCACCGCCCACTGTGCCGAAATAATATAAATTGGGGTTGTCCGGCACACCGGTAACGGTGCACGACCGCCCTCCACGATAGGGCCCCACTTCGCGCCAGCGAATGCCCGAGTAGAGTGAAGGATCAATGGAGCCAGCGGTAGTTGGAGTCGGTTGTTTCTTCTGTGCGAAAAGTGAAAAAGAAAGAACAGAAAGCAGAAGGATGAAAAGTTTTCTCATGGCATAGTTAATAACAAACGAGTTACTAAATTTTTGCCAGAGAATAAAAGCGACTTATGTAATCGGTAGAATAAATCTTAATGACTTATCTTTTCTATGATTGAACGGAAAAGACCAATCTCCAAATCGTGGAACAAACCGTTTTTGTCATTTTTGAAATGATAGTTGGATGATAATTTTACGATGACCACATCTTTGTCGGGATCTATATAAATGAACTGGTCGTAGATACCCTGTGCATCAAACTCATCTTCTCCACCGAATGGGATCCACCATTGAAAGCCATACCCATCTTTGCGGTCGGCCGAATTTCGTTTGCCCGGCATCACGTGGGGGGCATCGGGTGTAACGGATGCGCGCACCCACGCTTCGGGTACAATTTGTTTGCCCTGCCACCTTCCCGAATCTAAAAACAACTGACCTACTTTTGCATAATCTTTTGCCGTGCAGTTTAGTCCGCCCAGTGCAAACTCCATTCCTGTTTTGTCAACTATCCAAAACGCTTCATCTTCGGCACCTATTTTTGACCACAGCTTTTCCTTCATGTAGTCGGTGATCGATTGGCCAGTCGCCTTTACCAAAATCATTCCCAGCACCTGCGTGTCGATGCTCACATAATGATTGTAGGTGCCGGGTTGGCGCGCGCGCTTTAACCGTTTTGCAAAATCACTCATTGGCATGCCCAATGCAAAATACCTTCCCATCACGTTGATGTCAGAATTAAAATCGCCATAGTCTTCGTTAAACCCAACACCCGATGACATTTGCAGTACATCTTTAATGCGCACACCATCATAACCTGTTCCTTTAAACTCTGGCAAGTAATCCGTTACGGTTTGTTCAATGCTTTTGATTTTTCCTTCTTCAAGGGCAATACCGAAGAGGGCGGATACCACAGATTTGGCCATCGACCAAGATATGTGATGATCGCCAGCTGTAAACCCATTGCCATAGTATTCGTACAAAATAGAATCGTGACGAATGATTAGCAATGCATCGGTCAATGTGAAATCCAAAAAGGCTTGAGTTGTGATTGATGAATCTCGGGCGTTGAATTTTTCGGGCAACGAGATTTGATTTTTCGCTGACAGAAAATTGAAAGAAGTGGCTGGTTTAGGAACTACATTCACGTTAAAAATTTTATGGATGGATTTGAAATTGTATGAAATCTCATCTTTCTCAAAAAAGGTAAGCACTTTATAAAGTTGGTAGGCTTCTTGGCGGTAGAACAACAAGACCACAATCGCCAACAGGGATATTAGTCCAACAAATGCAATTAAAGTTCTTTTCAAAAGCTTCATAAAATTGGGTTAAGAACCCGAAGGTAATGAGTTTGGGGTTTTATCAAAAACATTGGCCGTCCGCAGGCGGTCAGTTTTATCCGCTAATGCACAGTCTTCACTAGAGAAGATCATGTTTCAGACTTCCTACAAGTGATTTTTTAAATGGTATTGAAATTGTAAAACCTTTAAGTTGGCCGATCCATCCTCACTAAAAACCTATGCTCAAAAGTTACCTACTTATTGCCATTCGCAGCCTTCGCAGAAACAAGCTCCACGCAAGTATCAATATCATTGGCCTAGCAATTGGAATGGCATGCTGCATTTTGATAACACTCTTTGTTCAGTTTGAATTGAACTATGATCGGCATAACAAAGATGCCGACCGAATCTACCGCATGGCCATTGGCTTGGAAGCCAACACGTGGGCGATTTCGGCATTTCCCATTGGGCGTTTGCTAAAAGATAACTTTCCCGAGGTAGAAAAATTTACACGCATAAAGCCGAGTGAAATCTTTGTGCGCAATTCTGCTAACGAAATCAAGAACAAAGAGAAAGTTTTCTTTGCTGATTCTTCGGTATTTGATGTGTTGGATATCAAACTAGTTAAAGGAGATCCCGCCACGGCTTTGGCTGAAATCAATTCCATGGTGCTAACACAAGAAAAAGCGCGCTCTTTTTTTGGTAACGAAGACCCCATGGGCAAAACGCTTACTCTACTCAACGATAAAAAAGAATACAAGATTACGGGCATATTCGAACCACTTCCATCCAACTCTCATGTGCATATCCAGATGATGGTATCGTCTGATAACATGGGGCCGATGCGAGCCGATGCAAAAGATGGTTGGAACTATTTGACTAACCACTATACTTATTTGGTTCTTCCAAAAGGCATCGATCATCAAGCATTTGCCAAAAAGATTTCAGCCTTTATGGACAAGTACCAAGAAATAAAGCCGGGTGATCGCCCCAGCGATATTCGCTTACAACCACTCACCGCCATTCATCTTCACTCTAATTTAGGCCTAGAAGTGGAGGCCAATGGAAGTTTGAATACAGTTTACATTATGTCGGCCGTGGCGTTTTTTATTTTGATAATCGCCTGCATCAACTTTATGAACTTGACCACCGCACAATCGCTCAAGCGTGCTCGTGAAGTGGGCATCCGCAAAGTGGTGGGCAGCAAGAAATCGCAATTGGTGTTTCAGTTTTTGAGCGAATCAGTAGTGATTAGTTTTGTTTCACTGGTGCTGGCCATTTTTCTTTTATTCGTGGTTGTACCAAAGTTCAACGAGCTATCAGGCAAAGAAATTGTTTTCAATCCTCTTCAAAATGGTTTTGCGTGGTTGCTGTTTGCTACCATTACTTTTTTTGTGGGTGTTTTGGCGGGCACGTATCCAGCCTTCTTTCTATCCAGTTTTAAACCAACCCTTGTGCTCAAGGGAAATTTTGTGAGCAACCTAAAAGGGCAATTGATGCGAAAGGGCTTAGTAGTTTTTCAGTTCGCGATTGCTTTTGTGATCATGGTAGGTACGTACATCATCTACTCACAACTCGATTTCATGCTCAACAAAAATATGGGTTTTGATCGCGAGCAAACGGTGGTGATCCGGCTTCCACAAGATAGCATTGGCGACCTTACTCTTAAGAACGAAGTGCTACAGTTGGCGGGTGTGCAAGCGGTTACCCGTATGGGTGAAATCCCTGGAAAGATGGTATGGACAAGTGGATTCTGGTACGAGGGTGCCCCCGAGAATAAAGCTGAAAATCTTTATCACTTCTCAGGTGATGTGGATTTGTTGAAAACCATGAATATGAAAATGAAGGTGGGTAATTATTTTGCTCCTGATACGAAGCAATTTGGAAAAGAGTTTGTGATCAATGAAACGGCAGCCAAACATTTCGGTTGGAAGCCTGAGGAGGCCATTGGTAAACTCATGAACTTTGGAGAAAGAGGTCAAGACCCAGGAAAGATAATTGGCGTGATGGAAGATTTTCACTTTAAACATTTGCATGATAAGATTGACCCTTTGATCATGTATACGTCTCCTCATTACGAAGGCCAGTTTATGGCGATAAAAATACGATCATCCAATATAAAAGACATGGTCGCTTCCATTGAAAAGACATGGAAGGCCACGGTGCCCAATTACGAGTTTGAATACCAATTTTTGGATGAAACATTTGACAAATTGTTTGATCAAGAAAAAAGATTGGGCCAATTATTTGGTGTTTTTTCTGGCCTCGCAATTTTTGTTTCTTGCTTGGGCTTGTTTGGGTTGGCTTCCTTTACAATGGAACAAAACAAAAAATCAGTTGCCGTGCGAAAAGTGTTGGGTGCCTCAGTCGGCAACATTGTGGTGATGATGTCCAAAGACTTTTTAACATTAGTGTTGATCGGATTAGTGATCGCAGCACCTATCGCCTATTTCGCGATGGACAAATGGCTTAATGGCTTTGCCTACAATGTAGGCTTTACGTGGGTGGTGTTTGCCTATGCTGCCTTGGCAGGAGCAATTGTAGCTTTTGGCACGGTGAGCTACCATTCTTTGAAGGCGGCTACATCAAACCCAGTGAATTCTTTGAAAGAGCAGTGATAACTTACTATATTCTGACTAAGTATTTGGTCTACACCTTTCGGTGAATCCGTGGCAACCACCACTCCAACTACTTAAATCATCCCGGCAACGTAAACAAATCAAATTGCTCTTGAATGGAAATTGTGTCAGGCACCAAATGTGTTACGAACCATTCGGTTTTGTAAAAAACAATCAACAGGTAAAGGATCGGGATGGCCGAGAAGAAAAATAGCAACGTCAACGAATTTTTGGGATAGCTTTTGCTCAGCACCACCTTTTATCACAGAATTGAGATTA
This genomic window contains:
- a CDS encoding N-formylglutamate amidohydrolase → MDSFRIIKPSTESVPIIVSVPHCGTAFPPELIHQYKPTLSTAPDDTDWFVDMLYDFAPALGITMITAHYSRWVIDLNRDPESKPLYSDGRIITALCPVTNFLGESIYVDNREDIESDEVRRRVEQYYLPYHQKLQELLQSTKEKFGKVLLWDCHSIRQYVPTIRKEKFPDLILGDADETSCELKLIESTINILSSSGYTFQHNDPFKGGYITRQYGKPKRNEHALQLEMSKVNYMDDAEKNYHPERAEKMRGLLKRNFEQLIDRLTNN
- the hutF gene encoding formimidoylglutamate deiminase encodes the protein MHYYRFDSLLQKEGWLTPAYVGVDAKGLITYLSANPPTEAFACESVKGFALPGFQNGHSHAFQYAMAGLAENHPAGTSDDFWTWREEMYKCALSVNPDQAEHIASILYAEMVRLGYTHVAEFHYLHHDKDGKPYTNLAEMGERMLAAANRAGIKITLIPVFYQKGGFGLPPQDRQRRFISKTVQEYFKLLDASANIVKKYPDARLGFSVHSLRAVDLNDIIATYQQGPKDIPFHLHIAEQKKEVSDCFNYCGKRPMQWLLENLPVDRRFNLVHATHLDDSELNQLAKSEATVVLCPSTEGNLGDGIFRMKEFVKQEGRWCMGTDSHIGINPLEEFRMIDYRQRLVTHQRNTFEGDAAHYMVNEEIESGRLATGVKAFNHFAIGQPLDAVIYNSQSHLLDNSSEKNRLATIVFTGDSNRNIGTLINGKWVVKNGHHVNGRIIKYNFGKAMNELANR
- a CDS encoding ABC transporter permease, which produces MLKSYLLIAIRSLRRNKLHASINIIGLAIGMACCILITLFVQFELNYDRHNKDADRIYRMAIGLEANTWAISAFPIGRLLKDNFPEVEKFTRIKPSEIFVRNSANEIKNKEKVFFADSSVFDVLDIKLVKGDPATALAEINSMVLTQEKARSFFGNEDPMGKTLTLLNDKKEYKITGIFEPLPSNSHVHIQMMVSSDNMGPMRADAKDGWNYLTNHYTYLVLPKGIDHQAFAKKISAFMDKYQEIKPGDRPSDIRLQPLTAIHLHSNLGLEVEANGSLNTVYIMSAVAFFILIIACINFMNLTTAQSLKRAREVGIRKVVGSKKSQLVFQFLSESVVISFVSLVLAIFLLFVVVPKFNELSGKEIVFNPLQNGFAWLLFATITFFVGVLAGTYPAFFLSSFKPTLVLKGNFVSNLKGQLMRKGLVVFQFAIAFVIMVGTYIIYSQLDFMLNKNMGFDREQTVVIRLPQDSIGDLTLKNEVLQLAGVQAVTRMGEIPGKMVWTSGFWYEGAPENKAENLYHFSGDVDLLKTMNMKMKVGNYFAPDTKQFGKEFVINETAAKHFGWKPEEAIGKLMNFGERGQDPGKIIGVMEDFHFKHLHDKIDPLIMYTSPHYEGQFMAIKIRSSNIKDMVASIEKTWKATVPNYEFEYQFLDETFDKLFDQEKRLGQLFGVFSGLAIFVSCLGLFGLASFTMEQNKKSVAVRKVLGASVGNIVVMMSKDFLTLVLIGLVIAAPIAYFAMDKWLNGFAYNVGFTWVVFAYAALAGAIVAFGTVSYHSLKAATSNPVNSLKEQ
- a CDS encoding glycosyl hydrolase, which encodes MRKLFILLLSVLSFSLFAQKKQPTPTTAGSIDPSLYSGIRWREVGPYRGGRSCTVTGVPDNPNLYYFGTVGGGVWRTNDAGQTWENITDNYFGGTIGAVAVAESDPNVIYVGEGEQTLRNNVSSGWGVWKSTDAGASWKHIGLADSRHISRIRIHPKNSDVVYVAAMGNLWKPNEMRGVFKSVDGGSTWKKVLYINETAMAGDLVMDPNNPRILYAATWNMKRNGYRMDSGGPDSKLWKSSDGGDTWENLSDKPGMPKGMNGIIGVTVSPKNSNRVWAIIENTEAPGVYRSDDAGKTWGRINQDRALLQRAWYYCRIYADTQNEDKVWVMNVSYGVSKDGGKTFELKDAPHGDHHDLWIDPNNNSRMAIADDGGAQISNDGGQNWTSYHNQPTAQFYRVTTDNAFPYNILGAQQDNTSVRIPHRTDGASIGSKDWTALSIGESAHLAPDPLNHNIIYGSDYKGYMSMQNLDNGQERSTNVWPDLPAGSGVEVMKYRFNWNYPLVFSKHDSKKLFAGSNHLHSTTNGGQSWEVISPDLTRGEPETIKSSGGPITQDNTGAEYYANIFVIAESPYTKDEIWTGSDDGLVHVTTDGGKNWKNVTPPQSPKYNMWNSIDVNPFIKGGAYAVATSYKFGDYTPYAYKTTDYGKTWTVITAGIPKEEFLRVVRADPKRQGLLYAGTEKGMWISFDDGSNWNKFQLNLPPVPVADLAVKDDNLIAATHGRSFWMIDDLTPLHQVVASISSRESILFKPMNTYRSPSQGGYREQRKGEGENRPGGVLVHYYLKAVDDKQEVKLEFLEADGDVIKTFSSKAKEKSEQLAVKTGGNRFVWDLRYAGFKTFPGMVFYGSPNLGPKAVPGKYKVRLTVGGQSQEQDFEILKDPRIATTAEDFAAQFNFLIKVRDKVSEANQGVIDIRKIKEDLGYVKNKIGQDPSFQELNQTLKKFEDELTISENNIHQTKNKRVQDPLNYGIKLNNRLAHLLTEQGGGDFRPTEQGEKVREELTQKIDAELQKLKSLINTNVDNLNKMIKDKGIDMVMVKKQVGEM
- a CDS encoding serine hydrolase, whose product is MKLLKRTLIAFVGLISLLAIVVLLFYRQEAYQLYKVLTFFEKDEISYNFKSIHKIFNVNVVPKPATSFNFLSAKNQISLPEKFNARDSSITTQAFLDFTLTDALLIIRHDSILYEYYGNGFTAGDHHISWSMAKSVVSALFGIALEEGKIKSIEQTVTDYLPEFKGTGYDGVRIKDVLQMSSGVGFNEDYGDFNSDINVMGRYFALGMPMSDFAKRLKRARQPGTYNHYVSIDTQVLGMILVKATGQSITDYMKEKLWSKIGAEDEAFWIVDKTGMEFALGGLNCTAKDYAKVGQLFLDSGRWQGKQIVPEAWVRASVTPDAPHVMPGKRNSADRKDGYGFQWWIPFGGEDEFDAQGIYDQFIYIDPDKDVVIVKLSSNYHFKNDKNGLFHDLEIGLFRSIIEKISH